The genome window CTGGTTGTCTTTCGCAATATGAACCCTGTTCACTCGGGTATTTGTTTGCAGTCTGCTAACTGTTCCAaagtcaaaagaaaacacagagaagcagtATTTAGTTATTATGCAACAAAAAGCTGGAACACACAAGATTCGAGTTAAACTTTTATGCTCTGTATTGCTTTCCACTGTAATCATTAAATCATTATCCTCCCTGCACATGAATCTTGAACCCTCTTCAGTTTATTGTTCCCTCTTAAATTTGAGCTTCTGCTGTATTTATTACTATCTTTTTAtcacttcaaaaaaaaacaacaacaaaacaaaacacattatcagCGTAATAATCCACACTCAAGCCTGCTTTACATAACCACTTTTTGCTTTAATGATTACAATCAAAAACATTTGtacaacattttcaacattagaAAATGGATGCAGATTTTTGGCTGACAGTAACTgctatgaaaacaaactgagggACAGAGATGTGGGTACTGCGTGTGGAGACGAAGTAGAAAAAGAGTTATATATTGGAGGGACCAAACAGCTGGTGATGTATCAGAAGAAACGTCGGTGTTTACTTATCCATTTTCGGAGCATACGCATGGCAGACATGACATTTCTCTTATCTCGTGTTATTTAAACAGAGAATTGCTCATTGCCTATATGGGAGCTGCATAATGGGAAGCGAAGATGCATCAAGCCACTACTATCTCTGGGCCTTAGTCACGGTTGTCGTCATTACCgagcacaggaaaaaaaaaacattttttctgatACACCTAAAtgatgttctgtgttttgcATCAGTGCCGTGGACAGAGATGGAAGAGGGGTGGATTGTGGGAAATATAAGACGAGGAAACCACCactcatccttttttttttttttttttaaatcaaacacacaaagaaaaacaaggatgaCAAAAGGGAATTGGAAATACTGATAAATAACAGTGGAATCAGAGCCATAAATAGACAGTATTGGATATTTAGGaccctggggggggggggtggagtcAGCTGAGGTGGAGGAGAACTGGCAGCTAGCCTTCAAGTAACGGGATATCCCAGTGCAGTGTCCTGTGTGTTGATTGGGCGGCTCTACATCATGGAGCAGGACGTTTTTCCTGGCTGCACGCCGCCGTCCATCTTCTCTGCCTCCAGGATCATCCTCCGGAAAACCTCCACGGCTGTctgagagtgagagagcgagacacacacgaacacacacacacacacacacacacacgcaggacGCTGTCACAtgcttcactcacacacatttgaTCCGGTGGAGCCTCACTCGCTTTAAGCGCCGCACAGAGATGGCGTTGTTTTTATAGGCATTTAAACACTGTCAAGCAATATTGTTTGCTAACTCGATTTGAAGCAGATAAATAGACTTCCTGAATATAAAACTTAAGATACGGCGCAAAATACATCcaacagaaaacagtttgttgtttACTTTGAGCTTATGTTGGATGAAAATGATGGAAATCAAAAGAATAGTAAATTAAACATGCTGTATCTTTGATGCTGTGCTGGATACATTTTCTGAACTTAACTTTTcagccacttgggggcagcgaaacgagctgtaaacacaacactgacatactgtactATCCGGTTATAAAGTTGATAGGGATtatttgttagcaaacagtagcttatttacacatcaagcAGGAACagagtaacattagcatgtttgtgtccacctgatgaagtTTAattttcactctccttttagttggtttgtgttggttttgttctccaccaaatctctttagttgctaaatattctactatgttcaccagctagtcgctaactttgtctttgtactgtttggtgctgggcagctAGCTGttttttgagcttttttttttttttttttttttgctgaaaacagctgtctgctgagGCTAGAGACAATGCTTgtgagtggtgagagtgaaccaaacaGTACAGTTGCGGGCTGTAAAGCAAAACAATGAGTTacaaaaaaatgctaaaatgctttGTATTGCTGAAGGGAAACACAGAGTCgggtaataattctctgtgggttcatcaccatgagcaacacctttcacattacacagtcatttgacccattgttaagataaaaacattcagtacagcagctttaaatttaTAGCCctaaatatttcagtctggttgTAGCTCCAGATACATTTTAATAGCACAAGTTCTATAATGTCACTTGAAATGACGTGCTTATCAACCTCTGGGGACAGCAAAATTGCCTTGAGCAGCTATAGTATATTGTCAGATACTTACAGGAGGGAGAGAAACTTGTGTCTGTTTACTACACATCCATcaaactgttttctttaatatatgtgtgtgcgcactTTCAATCAAGGCAGTAATGGAATGCAAATTGATGGAACGGATAATGCTTATAAGAGGCTGTTGATAAGGCGGGTTTGATGTGATAAAAAGCATAAGAGAGCACTCTAGCACTTAAGTGCAACATTTCCATAAAGTTGGTGGACTTGAAAGAgacagatgtttaaaaaaaatggtcaaaatgtACTCAGCAGAGGCTGTGATATCCTGAACTTTAGTCACTTGTATAGgtaaagctccaaaaacactagatcctacacttcccataatgcaacttgacaGAGTGTCTTTGTCAGACCCTCCTGCCTGGTAAACAAGTTATTACAAGTTTGTAGTCTTAAATCTCAAGCCAAGATAACCCTGATAGTATCGCCAAAGTTATTTATCTCAGACTCTGGAGGAAGACtgaaactgttttcacaggctgactACTCCCTGTGACGAGTAAACTAATCTTAATGTGTAAAATTGCCTTAGATCCCCTTTAAggattaaaactttaaatgagaCTGAGCCCTTTCAGTTATCTATTGTAGCattcattaaatatataaagattaaaatgaaatttgatTGGGTATTCTTTTGAAACAGAGGTATAAATAGGTCTTGACAACAACCAAATCTAAAACCAAGTACTACCTGGTAAATATGATCTTACCTGGTTCTCTTTAGCTGAGGACTCCATGAAGGCAGCATTCCAGGATTCAGCTAATGCTTTTCCCTCTTCGCAACTGATTactctgaaaacaacaacagaaacaggaatAGCAGGCAAAGCCAGTCAGCGAGgataaaacaatatttcagAGTACGGCTGCAGTGTCGATTCTAACCAACCCACATTGTTCAACTCCTAAGAAATTTGCTCTTATAAACGTTTTCATTGACTTGGTGCAAAGTAATGTGTAATTGCAGggctacacaaacacacagagtcatgtTTAAACAGACTAGTTTGGTGCAAACAGCTTCTGTCTTTATTTGGGACACCTGTGTAACAAATATTAAcatctgttttgtatttgtgtttgtgtttcatatgTAGTGGAGTTTTACATTTCTGCCAACAGGAGCctgcaaaatgatgatgaattacACAGAAATGATGATTAAAACTGCTAAGTGCCTTGACCCATGTATACCTACGGCATATATTAAACCTAATGTACAATTTGAGTGTGCTTTCAGACATACCGCTCCATATGTAGGTCGTTCTTGTTACCGACGAGCATAATTGGTACTCTGCATTGGAGGGAAAGAAAACGGCACATTGTCATTCATGCATGATATATTTCATACTTCTTGGAATGCCGTGGACAGCAAAATAAGAAGGAGCAGTACTCACTGAACTTTCCCCACCATGTCCAACAGTTTTTCATGGATAACTTGTACAACTTCAAAGCTGAGGAAGAAATGAGGGGAAAGATTCTTCTTTAGCATTCATGAACTGTAAGCAGTCCAACTCATTACACAGGACAGAAAAGGGAGGTATACCTTTTATTAGATGTAACTGAATAGA of Thunnus thynnus chromosome 12, fThuThy2.1, whole genome shotgun sequence contains these proteins:
- the rheb gene encoding GTP-binding protein Rheb produces the protein MPQPKSRKIAILGYRSVGKSSLTIQFVEGQFVDSYDPTIENTFTKMITINGQEYHLQLVDTAGQDEYSIFPQTYSIDINGYILVYSVTSNKSFEVVQVIHEKLLDMVGKVQVPIMLVGNKNDLHMERVISCEEGKALAESWNAAFMESSAKENQTAVEVFRRMILEAEKMDGGVQPGKTSCSMM